Proteins encoded within one genomic window of Terriglobales bacterium:
- a CDS encoding tetratricopeptide repeat protein, whose translation MQERKFERAKSAFLKVVSGPSKELADRVRVHLNACTAALARSSTTFKTPEEHYDYVVSVMNSGDYDSAREHLERMIKQYPKADYIWYGLAVLDALQGRSMDALKHLDDAIRLNPANRIQARNDSDFQNMLDDPRFTELLYPEPGEADAARSASPKGR comes from the coding sequence ATGCAGGAGCGCAAATTCGAGCGCGCCAAGTCCGCGTTCCTGAAAGTAGTCTCCGGCCCGAGCAAGGAGCTGGCCGACCGCGTGCGTGTCCACTTGAACGCGTGCACCGCGGCGCTGGCGCGCAGCTCGACCACCTTCAAGACTCCGGAAGAGCACTACGACTATGTAGTCTCGGTGATGAACAGCGGAGACTACGATTCTGCGCGCGAACACCTTGAGCGGATGATCAAGCAGTATCCCAAGGCCGACTACATCTGGTATGGCCTGGCGGTGCTCGACGCGCTGCAAGGCCGTTCGATGGATGCGCTCAAGCACCTGGACGATGCCATCCGGCTGAATCCTGCGAACCGCATCCAGGCGCGGAATGATTCCGACTTCCAGAACATGCTTGACGATCCGCGCTTCACCGAGCTGCTCTATCCCGAACCCGGCGAAGCCGACGCCGCGCGCTCCGCATCCCCCAAGGGGCGTTAG
- a CDS encoding CYCXC family (seleno)protein — protein MRRIPSILLICLLTVAGTAQWKQPQAGDVPAYHESAPKPPEKMPPLLPAARRVGPSFQHPSQRHGYELAEKIQKVIYQQPCYCFCDRSVGHKSLHSCFESDHGAHCATCLKEVYYAYQMTKAGKTPEQVREGIKKGLFEQIDLQTAASIN, from the coding sequence ATGAGACGCATTCCCAGCATTCTTCTTATCTGCCTGCTCACGGTGGCGGGCACGGCGCAGTGGAAACAGCCGCAGGCGGGCGATGTTCCGGCGTATCACGAGTCGGCGCCTAAGCCGCCGGAGAAGATGCCGCCGCTGTTGCCCGCGGCCAGGCGCGTGGGGCCCAGCTTCCAGCACCCCTCGCAGCGGCACGGCTACGAGCTGGCGGAGAAGATCCAGAAGGTCATCTATCAGCAGCCCTGCTACTGCTTCTGCGACCGCAGCGTGGGACACAAGAGCCTGCACAGCTGCTTTGAGAGCGATCACGGCGCGCATTGCGCGACCTGCCTTAAAGAGGTGTACTACGCCTACCAGATGACCAAGGCGGGCAAGACTCCGGAACAGGTCCGCGAAGGCATCAAGAAGGGACTGTTCGAGCAGATCGACCTGCAGACAGCGGCGAGCATCAACTAA
- the lepB gene encoding signal peptidase I, with protein sequence METTPTAAAPQSALQPPSQAERARRLALRALLSVWVRDLVIAVAISAFFILFIYQPVKVEGTSMLPGLEDQERIFVNKFVYRLEPIQRGDVVVFRYPRDASKNYIKRVIGIPGDRVQIDNGRVFVNGMLVNEDYVPEQFRDSRSYRDVVVPAGSYFVLGDHRSLSNDSRDFGPVSGSLISGKAVFIYWPMEKAGKLR encoded by the coding sequence GTGGAGACCACGCCCACAGCCGCCGCGCCCCAGTCGGCGCTTCAGCCGCCCTCACAAGCAGAACGCGCCCGGCGCCTTGCCTTGCGGGCGCTGCTTTCGGTGTGGGTGCGCGACCTGGTGATCGCCGTGGCCATCTCGGCGTTCTTCATCCTGTTCATCTATCAGCCGGTGAAGGTGGAAGGCACCAGCATGCTGCCCGGCCTGGAAGATCAGGAGCGCATCTTCGTCAACAAGTTCGTCTACCGGCTGGAGCCCATCCAGCGGGGCGACGTGGTCGTTTTCCGCTACCCGCGCGACGCCTCCAAGAACTACATCAAGCGGGTCATCGGCATTCCCGGCGACCGCGTCCAGATCGACAACGGCCGCGTGTTCGTGAACGGCATGCTGGTGAACGAGGACTATGTCCCGGAGCAGTTCCGGGACTCGCGGTCGTATCGCGACGTGGTGGTGCCGGCCGGCTCCTACTTCGTGCTCGGCGACCATCGTTCGCTCTCCAACGACAGCCGCGACTTCGGGCCCGTGTCCGGCAGCCTGATCTCGGGCAAAGCCGTGTTCATTTACTGGCCGATGGAGAAGGCGGGCAAGCTGCGCTAG
- the carA gene encoding glutamine-hydrolyzing carbamoyl-phosphate synthase small subunit — MQAILALEDGRVFRGKGYGAKGECYGEVVFNTSITGYQEIFTDPSYAGQIVVLTNPEIGNYGTNPEDNEANRPYIEGLVTREFSRISSNWRSQQVAEEYLERYKVPVIADIDTRALVRHLRDNGVQRGVISSIESDAEKLSAKARSIPRMDGTDLAKVVSTQKVYEWETGERSHEPTEVVGVKDGPHEYHVVAYDFGIKHNIMRKLVAERCRVTVVPAQTPAEDVLALNPDGIFLSNGPGDPEPCTYAVENIRRLMGRKPIFGICLGHQLVGLALGGKTYKLKFGHHGGNHPVKHMQSGKIEITAHNHNFAVDPDSLAESEVEKTHFDLNDNTLEGLRHRNLPLFSVQYHPEASPGPHDSHYLFRDFVQMMEEWKGR, encoded by the coding sequence ATGCAAGCCATCCTTGCGCTGGAAGACGGGCGCGTCTTCCGAGGCAAAGGCTACGGTGCAAAAGGCGAATGCTACGGTGAAGTAGTTTTCAATACCAGCATCACCGGCTACCAGGAGATTTTCACCGACCCCTCCTACGCCGGCCAGATCGTTGTCCTGACCAACCCCGAGATCGGCAACTACGGAACCAACCCAGAAGACAACGAAGCCAATCGCCCCTACATCGAGGGCCTGGTCACGCGCGAATTCTCGCGCATCAGCTCGAACTGGCGCTCGCAGCAGGTCGCCGAAGAATACCTGGAGCGTTACAAGGTCCCCGTCATTGCCGACATTGACACGCGTGCGCTGGTCCGCCACCTGCGCGATAACGGCGTGCAGCGCGGCGTGATCTCGTCCATCGAGAGCGATGCCGAGAAGCTGAGCGCCAAGGCGCGCTCCATCCCCAGGATGGACGGGACGGATTTAGCGAAAGTCGTCTCCACGCAAAAGGTCTATGAGTGGGAAACCGGCGAGCGCTCGCACGAGCCCACGGAAGTGGTCGGCGTCAAGGACGGCCCGCACGAATACCACGTGGTCGCCTACGACTTTGGCATCAAGCACAACATCATGCGCAAGCTGGTGGCCGAGCGCTGCCGCGTCACGGTTGTCCCGGCGCAAACACCTGCCGAAGACGTGCTCGCGCTGAATCCCGACGGGATCTTTCTCTCCAACGGCCCCGGCGATCCCGAACCGTGCACCTACGCGGTCGAGAACATCCGCCGCCTGATGGGCCGCAAGCCGATCTTCGGGATTTGCCTCGGACATCAACTCGTCGGCCTCGCCCTGGGCGGCAAGACCTACAAGCTCAAGTTTGGGCACCACGGCGGCAACCACCCCGTGAAGCACATGCAGTCGGGCAAAATCGAAATCACCGCCCACAACCACAACTTTGCCGTGGACCCCGATTCTCTCGCCGAAAGCGAAGTCGAGAAAACGCACTTTGACCTGAATGACAACACGCTCGAGGGCCTGCGCCACCGCAACCTGCCGCTGTTCAGCGTGCAGTACCACCCCGAAGCCAGCCCCGGCCCGCACGATTCGCACTACCTGTTCAGAGACTTTGTGCAGATGATGGAGGAGTGGAAGGGAAGATAG